A genomic region of Eucalyptus grandis isolate ANBG69807.140 chromosome 5, ASM1654582v1, whole genome shotgun sequence contains the following coding sequences:
- the LOC104444328 gene encoding thaumatin-like protein 1, with protein sequence MRGARINSALVVLGDLCSLRNDKPKKKIRISRSWTQEHLFYLLLPFLVLLARGAGAATLSFTSKCPYTVWPGTLTGGGGGQLSSTGFELATGATFSINDVPDTWTAGRVWGRTGCATDASGKFVCATADCGSGQVSCNGAGAIPPATLAEFTLKAPGSVENSIYDVSLVDGFNLPLSITPQGSGSGCTTTSCAANINSVCPSELAVKGSDGSIVACKSACLALNQPQYCCTGAYNTPATCPPTNYSQIFKDQCPQAYSYAYDDTSSTFSCAGGASYLITFCP encoded by the exons ATGAGAGGAGCTCGTATCAATTCAGCCTTGGTGGTTTTGGGCGATCTCTGTTCACTG AGAAATGATAAACCGAAAAAAAAGATCCGAATCTCTCGATCATGGACGCAAGAGCATCTTTTTTACCTCCTCCTGCCTTTCCTAGTCCTCCTCGCAA GAGGAGCCGGCGCAGCCACACTCAGCTTCACCAGCAAGTGCCCCTACACAGTCTGGCCCGGGACGCTCACCGGCGGGGGTGGCGGGCAGCTATCCTCAACCGGGTTCGAGCTCGCCACGGGTGCAACCTTCTCAATCAATGACGTCCCGGACACGTGGACAGCTGGCCGGGTGTGGGGCCGAACGGGCTGCGCCACTGATGCCTCCGGCAAATTCGTATGCGCCACCGCCGACTGTGGATCTGGCCAGGTGAGCTGCAATGGTGCAGGGGCGATCCCGCCGGCCACCTTGGCGGAGTTCACTCTCAAGGCACCGGGCTCTGTCGAGAACAGCATCTACGACGTCAGCCTCGTGGACGGCTTCAACCTGCCCCTCTCTATAACCCCACAGGGCAGCGGCAGTGGGTGCACCACGACCAGCTGCGCAGCCAACATCAACTCCGTGTGCCCGTCAGAGCTGGCGGTGAAGGGGTCGGACGGGAGCATCGTGGCGTGCAAGAGCGCGTGCCTGGCGTTAAACCAGCCGCAGTACTGCTGCACAGGGGCGTACAACACGCCGGCGACATGCCCGCCTACAAACTACTCGCAGATTTTCAAGGACCAGTGCCCTCAAGCTTACAGCTACGCTTACGACGACACGAGCAGCACTTTTAGTTGCGCGGGTGGGGCTAGTTACCTCATCACATTCTGTCCGTGA